Genomic segment of Variovorax sp. OAS795:
ATCGACGAATCGCTCCAGCACCTTTCCGGCGACACGGAAACCCAGGTCGCTCTGGACCCGCGCGGCCACGGTGCCGGAGAACGAGCGCGACCCGGGCAGGGCGGCCTGCACCGTGGCCGCACGCACCAGCGGCGCCTGCGTGCGGGGATCGGCGGGCGCCTTGTCGCCGCAGCCGGTCAATGCGAACGGCAAGGCGCAGAAGGCTGCGGATGTGAGGAGGTGGCGCGGTTGCATGAGGGTCCCATGGGCGAATCGATCAGGACCCAGATTCTGATAATAGTGACCAGATTAGTCAATAGTCACATTGAACTGACGCGGACTAGGGCGACAGGCTGCGCAGCACCAGGCTCGAAAGCTGGGTCGGTGCCTGCGCCGTGTGATCGGCGCTGAGCTGCAGGATCAGCGGGTTGACGTAGGGGTAGAGGACCAGGTAGATGGCGGCGGCCGTCTCGTCGATCGGGGTCTTGCGCTCGAAGTCGCCGGACTCCCGCCCTTGCTTCAGCAGGTCGACCAGCATCTGCCGGATGCATGCTTCGTGGGCGATGGCCGATTGCCAGCGCTCGCTGGCCGCCGAGATGGCGATCTCGTAGAGCTTGCGGTCCTGGAAGAACAGCCGCAGGCCCGAATCGACGATGGCCTTGAACATCCGGCGCAGCTTTTCCGGTGGGCTGTCGGTGCCGTCGATCGCGGCGCGGATGTCCGCCTCCATCTCGCGCAGGCAGTTCGAGCAGATCATTTCTCCGATCGCCTGCTTGGACTCGAAGAACTTGTAGATGTAGGCCTTGGAGAAGCCAATGGCCTTGGCAAGGTCCGAAACAGTGGTCTTCTCGTAGCCGTACTGGCTGAAGTGCTCGGTGGCCGCGACGACGATCTGCGCGCGCACGTCGTGCTCGGCCGGGCCCCTTGCGACCGGCGAAGAAGAAGTTGCGTTGTTCATGGGTGGAGCTTACCGCCCCGAGAAACGAACGACAACAAGTGACCAATATGAATTATAGTCACTGCCTTCTTGCCTGAGTTCTCAGCCCCTTCGACCTGGAACAAGCCCATGTCCTCCAAGCTCCGACCCACCCTTGCCCTCCCCCTGCTGTTCAGTCTCCTCCTGGGCGGTTGCGCGGTCGGCCCGGACTATGTCCGGCCGGTCCCGAAACTGCCGGACCGGTTCATCGGCGAGGCGGCACTCGCCGGGCGATCCGCCATCGCCGATGCCGAGCTGGTGGCGTGGTGGACCGGATTCGGCGATGCGCAACTGGGCCGCCATGTCGAACAGGCGCTGAACCAGAATCTCGATCTTGCGCAGGCCTCGGCCCGCGTGGCACAGGCCCG
This window contains:
- a CDS encoding TetR/AcrR family transcriptional regulator, whose product is MNNATSSSPVARGPAEHDVRAQIVVAATEHFSQYGYEKTTVSDLAKAIGFSKAYIYKFFESKQAIGEMICSNCLREMEADIRAAIDGTDSPPEKLRRMFKAIVDSGLRLFFQDRKLYEIAISAASERWQSAIAHEACIRQMLVDLLKQGRESGDFERKTPIDETAAAIYLVLYPYVNPLILQLSADHTAQAPTQLSSLVLRSLSP